Below is a genomic region from Populus trichocarpa isolate Nisqually-1 chromosome 15, P.trichocarpa_v4.1, whole genome shotgun sequence.
CGTGACCGGACCAGCATCCGACCCGATTGTGACTGAACCGGACCACAAACTCGACCCGACCGATAACGATTCGTCCGTAACGGAGAAGGTTCAGTCAACGGAACTGATAAGTTGGGGTCTTTTGTGGAGTCTGTTGGCTAAGCATAAAGTACGACTCGTCGTTTGTGCTTTCACTCTTGTTGGTTGCACCTCTTGTACTCTCTCCATGCCTATATTTTCAGGTAACCATCACTAAGTTTATTGCTTTATGTTTTCGTCAAGAAGGGTTTTGATctgtgttgaattttattttggttgcaGGGAGATTTTTTGAGGTGTTGATTGGTGCGAGACCGGAGCCTCTATGGAGGTTGCTTAGTAAGATGGGAGTGTTATACGCTTTGGAACCGATTTTTACAGTGATCTTTGTTGTAAACATGAATACAGTATGGGAGAAGGTTATGGCAACACTGAGAGCTCAGATTTTTAGAAGGGTCTTGATTCAGAAGGTAAATGAACTTGTCAAACCGGGCAATTGGTTTTCTTAATGTGTTCAATGTTGAGTTATACGGTCTTTTACAAgcccttttgttgttttttgttgcaATGCAGGTGGAGTTTTTTGATAGATACAAGGTTTGTTACTGATGCTTGAGAACTTGTGTTGATGTTTGTTAGTGATTTGGACGTGATTAAGGATTGTATGTTGtgttgttttgtgtttcttgcAGGTTGGTGAACTTAGTGCTCTTTTGATGTCAGATTTGGGTTCGTTTAAAGATATTGTGAGCGAGAACATTTCGAGGGATCGTGGATTTAGGGCATTTTCTGAGGCAAGCCACTCTATACTAAAACAAAAGTGAGCTTTATGTAGCTAATCGTTTGATTTGGATGGAATTTACTTACATTTTTGCTTTTAGTAGCATGTATTTCTGCAATAGTTTGTGTTGATTTAGTGCAATGCTGTTGCAATTGATACTGAAATTTTCTGAAACAAATCTTGCCTGTCCTATCGTTTATAAGATTTCCATTCATGATCAACAGTCAGAAGCTATGGATGTTTTACATCTCCTGTATGTTTGTTGCCTCAACAGGTCACTGGAACCATATGCATACTGTTTGCTCTGGCCCCCCAACTAGCACCGATTCTGGGGGTTTTGATGTTTGCCGTGTCTATTTCAGttggtaaatattttattgtgaaaGTGATCAAGATTTCTACAGTGCCTCCTACATGTTCTTTAAGTTTACACCATTTATTCTTCATGACATAAATGGCATTATGTATAGTATTAGCTTTGATAAATTTCCCGTTTTTAACTTTTCTATTCATAATGGTGCCTATTCTGGACTGTAATGAGTTCATCATTAGTAATCTGTTGGCAGTGATTTGCTGACATTGATATGTGATGAAACCTATCTTGTCTTTCATATGCTTTGCTTTCACCAACACAATTACCTATGGCAATCCTTATATTTCTTTCTGACTTCTGTTTCCTTGCTTGCTgctaaatgatatttaaattctCAAGCTGTATACAAGCGATCAACTGTACCTGTTTTCAAAGCTCATGGAAAGGCCCAGGCATCCATATCTGATTGTGTGACAGAAACCTTTTCTGCTATCCGTACTGTAAGTTGTTGGTAATGCTTTGTTACATAGTTCTTTTGACAGAGCTTGTACTAGTTGTTGACCCATAAAGTCAGTTTGTCCTGTATGGAGTGATGAGTGTGGTAAAGAATAGGATGAATTTGTGCCCGATACTGAAAATAGCAAATTTACTGTCACAGGTGAGATCCTTTGGTGGTGAAAAGCGCCAAATGCTAAACTTTGGCAGCCAGGTAAATTGTAGGCTGTGGTTCTTTATGAAATTGGTGATTTCTAGATTGATTGTTCTGTTATTTATATCAAAGATGTTGGTAGGTTCTTGCTTATCAAAGAAGTGGTATAAAGCTCGGGGCTTTCAAATCTGTGAATGAATCATTGACAAGGGTTGCTGTATATATTTCGCTGCTGACTTTATACAGTCTTGGAGGAAGCAGAGTAAAGGCTGTAAGCTTCTACCCTTTGACACGTCTCTCTAGCCTTTTAAATATGCATAATGTGATCCAGATTCCCAATTCAGATCCACTGATATTTACAGTCTACATGTAATATTAGTTTACATTCTGtcaattttttgagaaattgatACACAATGTTGGTTTTCAAAATTGTGACTTTTGAAGAATCAGCCTttgatgaggaaaaaaaaaaaagaacacaaacacTAACAAAAACAATAGAGGAGCTCATACTGTGCTCTGCTTCATGGATTCTATACAATTGGTGCACTTCTTAATGCATATTGCCTGCTTCATAATAACATGTTTGTTCCTTTACTAATTTTCCATTTGATATGCTCACTGTGAGGCTGCTGCCTGATCACATTATTGGGTATATTTGATCTGTTGAATATATTTTACCTTCAGTTTTTGTGTATCGCCCACTGCCTTGAAAGCAAGATGTTACTTTGATATCTTGACACAAGATGATTGAACTAAAAATGACTGAGCTGTGCTCCAACTTCAATTCATTTTGCAATCAAATCGCTTTGAAAACCAAATGGCATGATAAGGAACTATAAGAATAAGCAGGCAAGCTAATTTATACAACTATCACATTCCTTCTACCTATAAGAATAAGTAGGCAAGCTAATTTGTACACCTATCACATTCCTTCTACCTCTATTATCCCTCTGATTTTATTCGTATCAAACCTAAAGTGAGttgcttgttttgttttgcctGCCATATTTTATTGCTTGCAGGGTTTACTCTCTGTTGGCACTGTTGCTTCTTTCATCGGATACACTTTCACATTAACTTTTGCTGTGAGTTCTATTTCACTCCTTCTCCAGTATGTtacaattttcttctctttggtGTTGTCTTTGAAGTGATTCATTTCTCAGGTTCAAGGGCTGGTCAATACATTTGGAGATCTTCGCGGAGCACTTGCTGCTATTGAGAGGATTAATTCTGTTTTATCTGGAGTAGAAATTGATGAAGCCCTTGCCTATGGTTTAGAAAGACAAATCCAGAAAAAAGAAGTACATGATGAGAAAATTAGTTTGTTCTTAGTTAATGGTTACAGTGGACagaatcaaatttttaataCACATTACATGTCAGCCCTAAAATCAGCCAACACCGTGTGTAGCTTTGCTGGGTCTGGTGATGTTTGTCTTGAAGGTATCTTTATTGCATTTCTCATTTATTTCCACACATTTTCCACTCTTCACTCCAACttaattgttaattatattgttgCAGGCCTATGTCCTCTTATTACTGTATGTGAACAGACCATCTCTTATGGAACTAAATATAATGGCTGTTCCAAATTAAATATGGAAGTCCAAAAAGAAATTTGAGAGAACTTTGTGCTTTTTACTTGTTTAATTTGAAGGTTGAAAGTAGAACATAGATTAAAGATTAGACCCTACTTGTCAATCATCTCTACTctgaattcatgttttttttttcttttttccaactGATAATTTGTTATGCAGATGTGCACTTCTCTTACCCTTTACGACCTGATGTGGAAATCTTGAATGGTCTTAATTTGACTCTGAAATGTGGAACTGTGACCGCTCTAGTGGGCTCAAGTGGTTCAGGCAAAAGTACCATAGTACAACTATTGGCACGCTTTTATGAGGTTTAGTTTattctcaaaattttaatttcaaaaattaaattgcaatTTTATTAAACCATTATAGAATGTTGGGAAATGATATACATGTCTTGTTCTTGCAGCCAACCAGAGGTCGGATTACAGTTTCAGGAGAGGATGTCCGGACATTTGAAAAGACTGAATGGGTGGAGGCCGTCTCCATCGTGAATCAGGTAATGATTTGAATCGCCATATGTTGACTCAATGCATTAAATTCACAACATTTATGGAATCATCCCTGCATTCTCAGCATGGAGACAAAATACTTCCCATTGAATATGATTAATGAGTGTTTATTGTTGCTGAGATGCAACTTGATTTGGTTCTAACCCAAGAGGTCGAATAACCTAGACCTTGGATTGTCAGTAGCAGGATGTTTTTGACAATCAAGTTTTTAAGTGTGAATTAGGAATTGTAGATTGCCAACTATGTCTACAAGTCACCACCTAATTCAGTAACCAATTATGTGTGGTAACCAAAATATTAGGCTGCCATGATTCAGAGAATAAAAGGAGCTTTGTAACAAGAAAAGAATAGGCAAAGGAGGAAGGAGACTTGATTATTTCTTGTTGACTTTTTCTATGTATGCACACTTGTATCCTGTGTGTCTGTTAATGAGTACACAATTTCAGCATCTCAGTAATAGCAATGATCAGAACTGAAGTCATATTGATAGTAGGGCACTGTGGGGGACTATGCACGTATATAGTTAGTTGTTTGCTTGTGGCTTAAACTGTTCTGTTTGGGCCAAACTTGGAGTTGGGTCTGGAATGATTCTTCAGATCTTATGACAAGCAAACTTATGAGGAAATATGTCGTGCATGTTATGAAGGAACTGCTTTAATTACTTGGTTCTAACTTTCTCATTTTTCTCAAAGCTAAGCATATACTGTAAACAGGAACCTGTTCTTTTCTCGGTATCTGTTGGAGAAAATATCGCATATGGGCTTCCAGATGATAATGTATCGAAGGACGATATCATAAAGGCTGCCAAAGCTGCAAATGCTCATGAATTTATAATATCACTTCCACAGGTTTGGTATCTTGTAATTATGCGACAGCTCTACTTTTGCTTGTTTTGACCTTCATTTCTGAACctttatttggattttaaagGGTTATGACACTCTAGTTGGTGAGCGTGGAGGCTTACTGAGTGGAGGACAGAGGCAGGTATGTCAATGAATTCTTTAGAGAGTGAGGAAGAAATAAGCGATTAATGATTAGTTTCTGATCTACAATATTCAGTGAAAGAGAAAAGTGGTAAAATTTTATTCTCTGGTCTTTGTTCTTCAGAGAATTGCTATTGCAAGAGCTCTGCTCAAGAATGCACCAATATTAATACTTGATGAGGTAagctctttgttttcttcaatctGCATATTTGTGTACTCTCCAGGCTTGTGTTG
It encodes:
- the LOC7454471 gene encoding ABC transporter B family member 28 translates to MASAAPPLLLQTLPTRILAPSLHAPSKLKFKLPPSYPHLHQSRPFPPLLKRHRTATTITSAYVTGPASDPIVTEPDHKLDPTDNDSSVTEKVQSTELISWGLLWSLLAKHKVRLVVCAFTLVGCTSCTLSMPIFSGRFFEVLIGARPEPLWRLLSKMGVLYALEPIFTVIFVVNMNTVWEKVMATLRAQIFRRVLIQKVEFFDRYKVGELSALLMSDLGSFKDIVSENISRDRGFRAFSEVTGTICILFALAPQLAPILGVLMFAVSISVAVYKRSTVPVFKAHGKAQASISDCVTETFSAIRTVRSFGGEKRQMLNFGSQVLAYQRSGIKLGAFKSVNESLTRVAVYISLLTLYSLGGSRVKAGLLSVGTVASFIGYTFTLTFAVQGLVNTFGDLRGALAAIERINSVLSGVEIDEALAYGLERQIQKKEVHDEKISLFLVNGYSGQNQIFNTHYMSALKSANTVCSFAGSGDVCLEDVHFSYPLRPDVEILNGLNLTLKCGTVTALVGSSGSGKSTIVQLLARFYEPTRGRITVSGEDVRTFEKTEWVEAVSIVNQEPVLFSVSVGENIAYGLPDDNVSKDDIIKAAKAANAHEFIISLPQGYDTLVGERGGLLSGGQRQRIAIARALLKNAPILILDEATSALDAVSERLVQDALDQLMKGRTTLVIAHRLSTVQNANQIALCSGGRIAELGTHSELLDKKGQYASLVGTQRLAFE